The Toxoplasma gondii ME49 chromosome III, whole genome shotgun sequence genome includes a window with the following:
- a CDS encoding PRELI family protein (encoded by transcript TGME49_254250), with protein sequence MRLFEKTFVFDSDWETVTSAFWAKYPNELQPHVLRVDTLDVDIDPEKKEFATRRLHSLKYSVPRWMECFFGGSSPVGFGLEEAYCSLPDKVLHLKSRNYTFASFFRVDEECTYTPDPTDPSRTVYKQTATYKVFGLGAAINRALERAAVRSAEEKSSVGFSVVQSRASSLEQQGWWGRQCAACIHSLETAAASATQHYRDLVKNLEESLHLSLSPSSPLSSPLSLERLSPSPLVESSLFAACAMSASAKRFLSRPSPPFVLSRNDSSSLFSLNLPFGPLSLPSLPSSLKAFLPPSSSSPSSSSSPSSPPSPSSLSLSVNASPPERGVFRSSGDVDCFCLRPSPGGLLPRSTLEWNRTWREERENASRRRAAIRNDSAVSSTPEEEEGPRRTDSGSSTHGAERSREAERAKQMKKMTDKQVTGQTPPDRVCVSPGEEANEPRLRRDGEVGKGTQDDEKRIAVRQPFLFPSLWGSRSRRPPS encoded by the exons ATGAGACTCTTCGAGAAGACATTCGTCTTCGACAGTGACTGGGAGACTGTCACG tcGGCGTTCTGGGCCAAGTACCCCAACGAGCTGCAGCCCCATGTGCTGCGTGTCGATACACTCGACGTGGACATCGAccctgagaagaaagagttCGCCACCCGacgtctccactctctcaAGTACTCGGTTCCAAG ATGGATGGAATGTTTCTTCGGAGGCTCTTCTCCGGTCGGCTTCGGTCTCGAAGAGGCGTACTGCTCTCTCCCCGACAAGGTCCTCCACCTCAA ATCACGAAACTACACTTTTGCCTCGTTCTTCCGCGTTGACGaggagtgtacgtacacccccGATCCGACGGACCCGTCGCGAACGGTGTACAAACAGACAGCCACCTACAAGGTGTTTGGCCTGGGAGCAGCGATCAATCGAGCTCTCGAGCGA GCAGCGGTGCGTTCGGCCgaagagaagtcgagcgTCGGTTTCTCTGTTGTGCAGTcgcgagcttcttctctcgagcaACAGGGCTGGTGGGGTCGACAgtgcgctgcatgcattcactCGCTTGAGACCGCAGCCGCGAGCGCTACGCAGCACTACCGGGATCTGGTCAAAAACTTGGAAgagtctctgcatctttccctgtctccgtcgtctcccctctcctctcctctcagTCTGGAGCGACTCAGTCCCTCACCCCTGGTGGAGTCTTCCCtctttgctgcatgcgccatgTCTGCGTCGGCGAAacgctttctgtctcgtccttctcctccgttcgtcctctctcgaaacgactcttcttctctcttctcgctcaaTTTGCCCTTCggtcctctctcccttccaaGCCTTCCCTCTTCCTTAAAGGCTTTTTTACCTCCGtccagttcttctccttcctcttcttcctctccttcctctcctccgtcaccttcttctttgtcgttGTCTGTGAACGCCTCGCCACCGGAGAGGGGAGTGTTTCGGAGCTCTGGGGACGTGgactgcttctgtctccgtccatCTCCAGGCGGTCTCTTGCCTCGGAGCACGCTCGAGTGGAATCGGACatggcgagaagagagggagaacgcgtcgcggagaagagcggcaaTTCGGAACGACTCCGCCGTTTCCTCGACgccggaagaagaagaaggtccAAGGCGAACTGACAGCGGGAGCAGCACGCATGGCGCAGAACGAtcaagagaagcagaacgagCGAAACAAATGAAGAAAATGACAGATAAGCAGGTGACCGGACAGACGCCTCCAGATAGGgtttgcgtctctcctggggaggaggcgaacgaaCCGAGACTGCGTCGTGATGGCGAGGTCGGAAAGGGAACTCAAGACGATGAGAAACGAATCGCAGTTCGCcagcctttcctctttccgtCTTTGTGGGGCTCCAGAAGTCGACGACCCCCTTCCTAG
- a CDS encoding hypothetical protein (encoded by transcript TGME49_254255~Signal peptide predicted by SignalP 2.0 HMM (probability 0.604) with cleavage site probability 0.231 at residue 19) — MTFPPFFLACASQPWGCSLFTSPLRLNDLSDRRLALPLGAGASLQRVLGLSALGVGFSCSSEASPWFSGRLCLRHNLLRSRSRSRCCSLSNPHLLCRTVCRRFRFGWTGTSRRLLSGREWADETKKRGSLRNRAFLRTREESEKRAKGTCSWCLRSGSPSRQRGTESEWTEREGRGK; from the exons ATGACTTTCCCCCCCTTTTTTCTTGCTTGCGCCTCACAGCCGTGGGGTTGTTCCCTGTTCACATCGCCGCTCCGCCTGAACG ACCTGAGTGACCGCCGTCTCGCCCTGCCTCTTGGCgcaggcgcttctctccaacgcgttctcggcctctccgctctcggCGTTggtttctcctgctcctctgaGGCGTCTCCTTGGTTTTCTGGCCGCCTCTGCTTGCGGCACAACCTTCTCCGAAGCAGGAGCAGGAGCAGGTGCTGCAGCCTCTCAAACCCCCATCTTCTGTGCAGAACGGTGTGCCGCAGATTCCGTTTCGGCTGGACAGGAACGTCGCGTCGTCTGCTCAGCGGCCGCGAGTGGGCggacgagacgaagaagagaggttCCCTGAGAAACAGAGCCTTCCTGCGAACTCGAGAGGAGTCTGAGAAGCGAGCGAAGGGAACATGCAGCTGGTGCTTGCGCTCCGGATCACCAAGCCGTCAGAGAGGAACTGAGAGCGAgtggacggagagagaaggcagaggaaaatGA
- a CDS encoding COX19 cytochrome c oxidase assembly family protein (encoded by transcript TGME49_254260) — translation MSSLALYQSHGKPRPPAKGSFPIDHLGECTDVKKKYLACLSRRQQVAPRADAEGASTSLSEAAERKWDHLPCRRYAQEYLQCRMQHNLMAAEDMTALGFKNGQPDETGDPRPQDEFRRPPSPESCGKPPALQVAPSSLTAPAPSLRSPGLTLSRGLLPRRDDRSRTTSEVSCSGIEGRSAGASAPGAEAEEQPKKREKKTRVKTKEDEGFVAGCGAIRPYTERGFFGRIFARYSWSGDFFKALYVNVGGALRSPDR, via the coding sequence ATGTCTTCGTTGGCGCTTTACCAGTCTCACGGGAAGCCCCGGCCGCCAGCAAAAGGGAGTTTTCCAATCGACCATTTGGGCGAGTGCACAGATGTAAAAAAGAAATATTTGGCTTGTCTGTCGCGTCGGCAGCAGGTTGCTCCGCGCGCGGATGCGGAAGGCGCTTCGACTTCCTTGTCAGAGGCGGCCGAAAGGAAATGGGATCACCTGCCTTGCAGACGCTACGCACAGGAGTACCTCCAATGTCGCATGCAACACAACCTGATGGCGGCTGAGGACATGACCGCACTGGGCTTTAAGAACGGGCAACCGGACGAAACCGGAGATCCGCGGCCGCAGGATGAGTTCCGCCGACCTCCTTCTCCAGAGAGCTGCGGGAAGCCTCCGGCTTTGCAGGTggcgccttcgtcgctcaCCGCGCCAGCACCGAGTCTGAGGTCCCCTGGCCTGACTCTGTCACGGGGGCTTCTGCCGAGAAGAGATGACAGGAGTCGAACAACGTCGGAGGTCTCCTGCTCGGGGATAGAGGGGAGGTCGGCCGGAGCCTCGGCACCGGGagcggaggcggaggagcaacccaagaaaagagagaagaaaacgcgagtgAAAAccaaggaagacgagggatTCGTTGCGGGATGCGGCGCCATTCGACCGTACACAGAGCGCGGATTCTTCGGAAGGATTTTTGCTCGATACTCCTGGTCAGGAGATTTCTTCAAGGCTCTCTACGTGAACGTTGGAGGGGCGCTCCGGTCGCCAGACCGGTGA